One Microplitis demolitor isolate Queensland-Clemson2020A chromosome 2, iyMicDemo2.1a, whole genome shotgun sequence DNA segment encodes these proteins:
- the LOC103580252 gene encoding growth/differentiation factor 8, with amino-acid sequence MLDNKMIKRILIIWLIIIFGVFDLTPLAKNGFITPVSSTTSNRRNYNSNNSNNNNNNNNNNNNNSNNNNNSNNNNSGGCNTCKMHEEIRALNLEAIKEQILNKLGLKQAPNMTGRALPKIPPISKLMDMYGIQADEPVVLREQSSSGTAHYYDEVDEFTAKTESVFALAHPRSRLRHSEQDNLDILYFKFSDKIMQHRVTRAKLSLWVSEISKPTDTEPEKNDKSEEDKETDKEENNKNNNDNHYYNYHHHHHHSHNHNHNHYHRHYHNEHREVVSITLQRVLANLVTKSEGENTDEGSQLGPPLVTKHLIGRHQGEEHGFWVTIELGRMVAEWFRHPRNNLGVVIRVNDEEANDSNSTSSGSSTRKNSLWKVETDPEAEFAPYLEIQMQEPESKRGSRVKRNVGLNCDEASQETRCCRYKLTVDFEKFGWDWIIAPKKYDANYCSGDCPMAFLPAYPNTHIVSLAEPPNNTGPCCAPRKLSEITMLYFDNEYQIVFSRLPGMVVERCGCS; translated from the exons atgttagataataaaatgattaaaagaatattaattatttggttgattattatttttggagtaTTTGACTTAACGCCGTTGGCGAAAAACGGTTTTATAACGCCAGTGTCATCTACGACAAGTAatagaagaaattataatagtaataatagtaataataataataataataataataataataataataatagtaataataataataatagtaataataataatagtgggGGTTGTAATACGTGTAAAATGCACGAAGAAATACGTGCGTTAAATTTAGAAGCCATTAAGGAACAAATTCTTAACAAACTGGGACTTAAGCAGGCGCCCAATATGACGGGACGTGCGCTGCCTAAAATACCACCGATATCAAAACTAATGGATATGTATGGAATACAAGCCGATGAACCTGTCGTTCTAAGAGAGCAATCGAGCTCTGGTACTGCACATTACTACGATGAGGTTGACGAATTTACTGCCAAAACTGAAAGTGTTTTCGCACTTGCTCACCCac GTTCAAGATTAAGACATTCGGAGCAAGATAATTTAgatatattgtattttaaattttctgataaaataatGCAGCATCGCGTTACGCGGGCGAAATTATCACTTTGGGTTTCGGAAATCAGTAAGCCGACTGATACTGAgcctgaaaaaaatgataaaagtgaAGAAGATAAAGAAACtgataaagaagaaaataataaaaataataatgacaatcattattataattatcatcatcatcatcatcatagtCATAATCACAATCACAATCATTACCACCGTCATTATCATAATGAGCACAGAGAGGTGGTCTCTATAACTCTGCAGCGAGTTTTGGCGAACCTGGTCACGAAATCGGAAGGCGAAAATACCGATGAGGGCTCGCAATTGGGCCCGCCGTTGGTCACCAAGCACTTGATTGGGCGCCATCAGGGAGAAGAACACGGGTTTTGGGTGACTATTGAATTAGGACGGATGGTTGCCGAGTGGTTTAGACATCCGAGAAATAATTTAGGAGTTGTTATAAGAGTTAATGATGAAGAGGCTAATGATAGTAATAGTACTAGCAGTGGAAGTTCAACTAGAAAAAATAGCCTTTGGAAAGTGGAGACCGATCCGGAGGCTGAGTTCGCGCCCTATCTGGAAATTCAGATGCAAGAACCAGAGTCGAAACGTGGATCTCGGGTTAAGAGAAATGTCGGATTGAATTGCGATGAAGCGAGTCAAGAAACGAGATGTTGTCGATACAAGCTTACtgtcgattttgaaaaattcggATGGGACTGGATCATTGCGCCTAAAAA ATACGATGCAAATTACTGCTCAGGTGACTGTCCAATGGCATTTCTTCCAGCTTACCCGAATACACACATCGTAAGTTTAGCCGAGCCGCCAAATAATACTGGTCCATGTTGCGCGCCCAGAAAATTGTCCGAAATTACAATGTTGTATTTCGACAACGAGTACCAAATTGTATTTTCTCGTCTGCCAGGCATGGTCGTCGAACGTTGCGGCTgctcataa